CACGAACTTCAGGACGACGCCGTAGCGCTCGCGCAGGAAGTGCCAGGGCACGATATTGGCGTGGTGCTCCATCTCGGAGATGACGATCTCGTCGCCGGCCTTCAAGCTACGACCGAAGGTGTCGGCGACCAGGTTGACCGCCTCGGTGGCGCTCTTGGTCCAGACGATTTCCGACGGCTCGGCGTTGATGAACTTCGCCACGGTTTCCCGCGCGTTTTCATAGGCCTGCGTGGTTTCGTTGGCCAGGGTGTGCAGGCCGCGATGGACGTTGGCGTAGCTGGTGCGGGCCAGGCCCGTCATGGCGTTGAGCACCGCTTCCGGCTTCTGAGCGCTGGCGGCGCTGTCCAGATAGACCAGCGGCTTGCCGTGCACCTGGCGGGCCAGGATCGGGAACTGGGCGCGGATCGCCTCGACGTCGAAGGGGGCGTCAAAAGCCATTATTGGGCCCTCCCCAGCTTGGCGGCGACCCAGGCGGCGGCGATCTCGCGCGCGCCCTCGTGCGCGATGCGCTCGACCACCTCGCCCAGGAAGGCCTGGGTCAGCATGGCTTTCGCCTCGACTTCCGGAATGCCGCGCTGGCGGGCGTAGAAGATCTGCTCGTCGTCCAGGGCGCCGATCGTGTTGCCATGGGCGCAGGAAACGTCGTCGGCGAAGATCAGCAGCTCGGGCTTGGCGTCGACCTCGGCCTTGTCCGACAGGATCAGGGCGTGGTGGCCCATGCGGGCGTCGGTCTGGTCGGCGCCCGGTTGGACGACGATCCGCCCCTGGAACACGCCGCGCGCCTGGTCGTCGACGACGCCCTTGGTCAGCTGGCTGGTGGTTCCGTCGACGCCGCCGTGGGTGACGACCGTGGTCTGGTCGGCGTGGCGCTGGTCTTCGAGGATGTAGACGCCGTCCAGCCGCACATCGGCGTGGGCGCCGGGGTGGTTGATCCGCGTCTCGATCCGCTGGCGACGCGCGCCGGTGGTCAGGACGGTCTGGGCGTAGGTCGCGCCGGGGGCCAGGTCGACCTCGGCGGTGACCACGTCGATGGCCTCGGCCTGGTCATCGACCAGCACGATGCGCTCGACGCGAGCGCCCTCGCCCACCGCGATGTCCAGGGTCACGTCGGAGAAGTAGCCGGTGGCCCGGCCCTCGTGGCTTTCCAGCAGGACTAGGGTCGTATCGGGCTCGACGACGATGGCGTAGCTGGTTGCGTGCGCCGTCCCTTCGCTGGCTGAGACGAAGCGCAGGGCCACCACGTCGCCGGCGCCGCTGGCGGCGGCGTGGCGCTGGCGGCCGTTGACGAACAGGATTTCGTCGGCGGCCAAGCCGTTGAACGGGCCTGCGGCGACGTCGCCGTCCACCGTCGGAGAAACCGGCGGCACGGCGCGGATCAGGCCGCGCAGGTCGGTCCAGCGCCAGTCCTCGTCACGACGCGACGGCAGCTGGGTCAGGTCGCCGGTCTTGAAGGCGGAAGCCAGGCTCATCAGGCGGCGACCGTGTACTTGTCGTAGCCCTCGGCCTCGAGCTGCAGGGCCAGCTCCGGACCGCCCGAGGCGACGATGCGGCCGGCGGCCAGCACGTGGACGCGGTCGGGTTTGATGTAGTCCAGCAGGCGCTGATAGTGGGTGATGACCAGCATGCCGCGATCGGGCGCGCGCAGGGCGTTGACGCCTTCGGAGACGATCTTCAGGGCGTCGATGTCCAGGCCGCTGTCAGTCTCGTCCAGGATCAGGAACTTGGGCGACAGCATCGCCATCTGCAGGATTTCCATCCGCTTCTTCTCGCCGCCCGAAAAGCCGACGTTCAGGCCACGCTTGAGCATGTCGAAGTCGATCTTCAGCGCCGCGGCCTTTTCCTTGGCCAGCTTCAGGAAGGCCGGGGCGGCGATCTCGTCCTCGCCGCGCGCCCGGCGCTGGGCGTTCAGGGCGGTGCGGATGAAGGTCAGGGCGGGCACGCCGGGGATCTCCAGCGGATACTGGAACGACAGGAACACGCCCTTGGCGGCCCGCTCGTTCGGCTCCAGGGCCAGCAGGTCCTCGCCGTTCAGCGTCGCCGAACCTTCGGTGACCTCGTAGCCGCCGCGACCGCTCAGCACGTAGGACAGCGTCGACTTGCCCGCGCCGTTCGGCCCCATGATGGCGTGCACTTCGCCGGCCGGCACGTCGAGCGTGACGCCCTTGAGGATCGGCTTGTCGCCGACATTGGCGTGGAGGTTCTGGATATTAAGCATTGAAGGCCGTGATCTTTTCGAGCGTCTGGATAGCGAAGGCGGTCGGCTTGCCGGTCAGGGTCGGCGCCTCCCATTCGTGTTCGGGGCTGTAGCAGGCGAGCTTGAGCAGCGTGGTCAGCAATTCCCGCTCGGCGGCGGCGTCGGCGTTGCCGCCCGACAGCAGCTTGGCGCTGCGGTCGATCAGCGGCGCCTCGTCGCCGTAAGGATTGATCCAAGTCCCGTGCGCGGCCTGGAAGGCCAGCTGGCGGGCGTACTTGTATTCCTTGTCGTTCAGGCCGAAGCGGACCGGCGTCATCCCACCGAGCCTTCCAGCGAGATCGCCACCAGCTTCTGGGCTTCGACGGCGAATTCCATGGGCAGCTGCTGCAGCACGTCCTTGACGAAGCCGTTGACCAGCAGGGCCACGGCCTCTTCCTGCGACAGGCCGCGCTGCTGGCAATAGAACAGCTGGTCGTCCGACAGGCGGGTGGTGGTGGCCTCGTGCTCGAACACCGACTGACCGTTGCGGGCCTCGATGTACGGGACCGTGTGGGCCGCGCAGGTCTTGCCGATCAGCAGGCTGTCGCACTGGGTGAAGTTGCGCGCGCCCTTGGCTTTCGGGTGGGCCGAGACCAGGCCGCGATAGGTGCTGGTCGACTTGCCGGCGCTGATGCCCTTGGCGACGATCCGCGACTTTGTGTTGGCGCCCAGGTGGATCATCTTGGTGCCGGTGTCGGCCTGCTGGTGACCGTTGGTCACGGCGATCGAGTAGAACTCGCCCGACGAGCCCTCGCCGCGCAGCACGCAGGACGGATATTTCCAGGTGATGGCCGAGCCGGTCTCGACCTGCGTCCACGACACCTTGGAGCGGTCGCCGCGGCAGTCGGCGCGCTTGGTGACGAAGTTGTAGATGCCGCCCTTGCCGGTTTCCGGATCGCCCGGATACCAGTTCTGGACGGTGGAATACTTGATCTCGGCGTCGTCCAGCAGCACCAGCTCGACCACGGCGGCGTGCAACTGGTTCTCGTCGCGCATCGGGGCCGTGCAGCCCTCCAGGTACGAGCAGTAGGCGTCCTTGTCGGCGATGATCAGGGTGCGCTCGAACTGGCCGCTGTCCTTGGCGTTGATGCGGAAATAGGTCGACAGCTCCATCGGGCAGCGCACGCCCGGCGGGATGTAGACGAACGAGCCATCGCTGAAGACCGCGCTGTTGAGGCAGGCGAAATAGTTGTCCGACGTCGGCACGACGCTGCCCAGGTACTGCTTGACCAGTTCCGGGTGTTCGCGGATCGCCTCGCTCATCGAGCAGAAGATCACCCCGACCGCCGCCAGCTCCTTCTTGAAGGTGGTGACCACGCTGACGCTGTCGAACACGGCGTCCACGGCGTAGCGCGGCGCGCCGACCACGCCGGCCAGCACTTCCTGTTCCTTCAGCGGGATGCCCAGCTTGGCGTAGACGGCCAGGATGTCGGGATCCACCTCATCGAGGCTGGCGATCCCGGCCTTCTGGGTCGGCGCGGCGTAGTAGTAGCTGTCCTGGTAGTCGATCTTGGGGAAGTCGACCTTGGCCCAGGTGGGCTCTTCCAGCTCCAGCCAGCGGCGATAGGCCTCCAGCCGCCAGTCCAGCATCCACTGCGGCTCGTTCTTCTTGGCCGAGATGAAGCGCACGATGTCCTCGGAGAGCCCCTTGGGGGCGAACTCCTGCTCGATATCGGTCGTGAAGCCGTGCTCGTACTTCTCGAGCGACGCGACGGTATCTATGGTCTCTTTGACCGCGGCCATTACGCCACCTCCCGGCGACGGGCGCCGATACGCGAATAGGCGGCGAGCCAGGCGTCGCCGCAGGAAATCCAGTCTTGCTCGGTCGAGGCCCAGCCGCCGCTGACACGCAGGGCGAACGGAGCCAGGTCGGCCCGCCCCATGGCGTCCACCACGCGGCTGGCCTTGACCTTGCCCGACGAGCAGGCGCTGCCGGCGCTGACCATCACCCCGGCCAGGTCCAGGTTCATCACCTGGATCTGCGAGGCGAAGCCCTCGGCCGCCAGACAAAGGGTTTGGGGCAGGCGTTCCGCGCCCTCTCCGAGCACCGTCGCGCCAGCGGCCTTGACCCGGTCGGCCAAGGCGTCGCGCCATGTGCCTTGATTGGCCATCGAGGGCAAGTCACGGGCGGCAGCCATCGCCGCGGCGCCGAAGCCGGCGATCCCGGCGACGTTCTCGGTGCCGGCCCGGCGGCCGCGCTCCTGGCCGCCGCCGTGCTGCTGGCGCACGATCGTGGCGCGCGTGCCGGCGACCAGGGCGCCGACGCCCTGAGGTCCGCCCAGCTTGTGGGCCGACAGCGCCATCGTGTCGGCGCCCAGGGCGGTGAAGTCGATGGCCATCTTGCCGGCCGCCTGGACGGCGTCGACATGCAGCCAGCCGTCGGCCGCGCGCACCAGGGCGGCGGCCTGGGCGATCGGCTGGATGACGCCGGTCTCGTTGTTGGCCAGCATCAGGCAGACGAGAGCCCTGCCCTCGTCGCTGAGCGCTTCTTCCAGCCAGTCCAGGCGCGCGACGCCGTCGGCGTCCAGCGGCATTTTCAGGACCTGCAGGCCCGAGGCGGCGGCGGTTTCGAGCACCCCGTCGTGCTCGCCCTCGCTGACGATGATGCGGTTGAAGCCGGCGAAGGCGGCGCTGCCGATGGCGAGCGCATTGGATTCCGTGCCGCCGCTGACGAAGGTGACCGAGCCCGGCACCACCCCGACCAAGTCGGCGACCTGCTTGCGGGCGGTCTCGACCAGATCGCGCGCGGCCCGGCCGCTGGCGTGCACCGACGAGGGATTGCCGGCGGCCTCGAAGGCGCGCAGCACCGCGTCCCGCGCCTCGGGACGGATCGGCGCGGTGGCGTTGT
The window above is part of the Caulobacter soli genome. Proteins encoded here:
- the sufC gene encoding Fe-S cluster assembly ATPase SufC — translated: MLNIQNLHANVGDKPILKGVTLDVPAGEVHAIMGPNGAGKSTLSYVLSGRGGYEVTEGSATLNGEDLLALEPNERAAKGVFLSFQYPLEIPGVPALTFIRTALNAQRRARGEDEIAAPAFLKLAKEKAAALKIDFDMLKRGLNVGFSGGEKKRMEILQMAMLSPKFLILDETDSGLDIDALKIVSEGVNALRAPDRGMLVITHYQRLLDYIKPDRVHVLAAGRIVASGGPELALQLEAEGYDKYTVAA
- the sufD gene encoding Fe-S cluster assembly protein SufD, producing the protein MSLASAFKTGDLTQLPSRRDEDWRWTDLRGLIRAVPPVSPTVDGDVAAGPFNGLAADEILFVNGRQRHAAASGAGDVVALRFVSASEGTAHATSYAIVVEPDTTLVLLESHEGRATGYFSDVTLDIAVGEGARVERIVLVDDQAEAIDVVTAEVDLAPGATYAQTVLTTGARRQRIETRINHPGAHADVRLDGVYILEDQRHADQTTVVTHGGVDGTTSQLTKGVVDDQARGVFQGRIVVQPGADQTDARMGHHALILSDKAEVDAKPELLIFADDVSCAHGNTIGALDDEQIFYARQRGIPEVEAKAMLTQAFLGEVVERIAHEGAREIAAAWVAAKLGRAQ
- a CDS encoding cysteine desulfurase family protein; translated protein: MTKPSIYLDYNATAPIRPEARDAVLRAFEAAGNPSSVHASGRAARDLVETARKQVADLVGVVPGSVTFVSGGTESNALAIGSAAFAGFNRIIVSEGEHDGVLETAAASGLQVLKMPLDADGVARLDWLEEALSDEGRALVCLMLANNETGVIQPIAQAAALVRAADGWLHVDAVQAAGKMAIDFTALGADTMALSAHKLGGPQGVGALVAGTRATIVRQQHGGGQERGRRAGTENVAGIAGFGAAAMAAARDLPSMANQGTWRDALADRVKAAGATVLGEGAERLPQTLCLAAEGFASQIQVMNLDLAGVMVSAGSACSSGKVKASRVVDAMGRADLAPFALRVSGGWASTEQDWISCGDAWLAAYSRIGARRREVA
- the sufB gene encoding Fe-S cluster assembly protein SufB yields the protein MAAVKETIDTVASLEKYEHGFTTDIEQEFAPKGLSEDIVRFISAKKNEPQWMLDWRLEAYRRWLELEEPTWAKVDFPKIDYQDSYYYAAPTQKAGIASLDEVDPDILAVYAKLGIPLKEQEVLAGVVGAPRYAVDAVFDSVSVVTTFKKELAAVGVIFCSMSEAIREHPELVKQYLGSVVPTSDNYFACLNSAVFSDGSFVYIPPGVRCPMELSTYFRINAKDSGQFERTLIIADKDAYCSYLEGCTAPMRDENQLHAAVVELVLLDDAEIKYSTVQNWYPGDPETGKGGIYNFVTKRADCRGDRSKVSWTQVETGSAITWKYPSCVLRGEGSSGEFYSIAVTNGHQQADTGTKMIHLGANTKSRIVAKGISAGKSTSTYRGLVSAHPKAKGARNFTQCDSLLIGKTCAAHTVPYIEARNGQSVFEHEATTTRLSDDQLFYCQQRGLSQEEAVALLVNGFVKDVLQQLPMEFAVEAQKLVAISLEGSVG